A DNA window from Brassica napus cultivar Da-Ae chromosome C1, Da-Ae, whole genome shotgun sequence contains the following coding sequences:
- the LOC111212779 gene encoding 40S ribosomal protein S3a, with the protein MAVGKNKRISKGRKGGKKKIVDPFSKKDWYDIKAPSSFTHRNVGKTLVSRTQGTKIASEGLKHRVFEVSLADLNKDEDQAYRKIRLRAEDVQGRNVLTQFWGMDFTTDKLRSLVKKWQTLIESHVDVKTTDNYTLRLFCIAFTKRRANQVKRTCYAQSSQIRQIRSKMREIMIKEASSCDLKELVAKFIPESIGKDIEKATQGIYPLQNVFIRKVKILKAPKFDLGKLMEVHGDYTAEDVGVKVDRPADEVVEEPTEIIGA; encoded by the exons ATGGCCGTCGG AAAGAACAAGAGGATCTCCAAGGGAAGAAAGGGAggcaagaagaagat TGTTGATCCTTTCTCCAAGAAGGATTGGTATGATATCAAGGCTCCCTCTAGCTTCACTCACAGAAATGTCGGAAAGACACTTGTTTCTAGAACTCAGGGTACCAAG ATTGCGTCAGAGGGTTTGAAACACAGAGTCTTTGAGGTTTCTCTGGCTGATCTTAACAAGGATGAGGACCAAGCTTACAGGAAGATCCGTCTCAGAGCTGAAGATGTCCAGGGCAGGAATGTCTTGACCCAGTTCTGG GGCATGGACTTCACAACCGACAAACTCAGGTCCTTGGTTAAGAAGTGGCAGACTTTGATCGAGTCTCATGTCGATGTTAAGACCACTGACAACTACACTCTGAGGCTTTTCTGCATTGCCTTCACCAAGAGACGTGCTAACCAAGTCAAGAGAACTTGCTATGCTCAGTCTAGCCAGATCCGTCAG ATTCGTAGCAAGATGAGGGAGATTATGATCAAGGAAGCTTCCTCCTGTGACCTCAAGGAGCTTGTTGCCAAGTTTATTCCAGAATCTATTGGGAAAGATATTGAGAAGGCAACTCAGGGTATCTACCCTCTTCAGAATGTCTTCATCCGTAAAGTCAAGATCCTCAAGGCTCCCAAGTTCGACCTTGGAAAGCTTATGGAG GTTCACGGAGACTACACAGCAGAGGATGTTGGTGTGAAGGTAGACAGGCCGGCTGATGAGGTTGTCGAGGAACCTACTGAGATTATTGGTGCTTAA